A genomic window from Salvelinus alpinus chromosome 10, SLU_Salpinus.1, whole genome shotgun sequence includes:
- the cpb1 gene encoding carboxypeptidase B, with the protein MMKILLLLGFVAVALAEVTRFDGEKVFRLKPVIDEHVLLIKELANSMEVDFWSPESADLVTIDIDVDLHVPAAHTDMVYTILQQSGMETGVLIEDLQAQMEEQLDNRTPDPRTHSYTKYNSWDKIQAWISSISSSNPDLISRQVIGNTYEGRPMNVLKIGKKSSSTKPSIFLDCGIHAREWISTAFCQWFVKEALSTYGSDSEMTGLLNQMDVYVLPVFNIDGYDFTHNSNRMWRKTRSRMSGSSCIGADPNRNWNAGWCTTGASSNPCSDTFCGFSPESEIEVKNVADFIRRNKSSIKAYLTIHSYSQLLLFPYSYTFQLAEHHSELMTVAEGASKALRSLYGTEYTSGPGAATIYPAAGGSDDWAYDLGVKYSYTFELRDTGRYGFLLPESQIKPTCEETMLAVKYITSHVQKNLY; encoded by the exons ATGATGAAGATTCTTCTGCTTCTAGGATTTGTGGCAGTGGCCCTGGCTGAGGTGACGCGTTTCGACGG GGAGAAAGTGTTCCGTCTGAAGCCTGTCATTGATGAGCATGTTCTCCTTATCAAGGAGCTGGCCAACAGCATGGAG GTGGACTTCTGGAGTCCTGAGAGTGCTGACCTGGTGACCATCGATATTGACGTGGATCTCCATGTTCCAGCTGCCCACACTGACATGGTCTATACCATTCTGCAGCAGAGTGGCATGGAGACTGG GGTCCTGATTGAGGATCTGCAGGCTCAGATGGAAGAGCAGCTGGACAACAGAACCCCAGACCCCAGAACACACAGCTACACCAAATACAACAGTTGGGACAAA ATCCAGGCATggatctcctccatctcctcctctaaccCCGACCTGATCAGCCGTCAGGTGATCGGAAACACCTACGAGGGACGTCCCATGAACGTTCTCAAG ATCGGTAAGAAGTCCAGCTCCACCAAGCCCTCTATCTTCCTGGACTGTGGTATTCATGCCAGGGAGTGGATCTCCACCGCTTTCTGCCAGTGGTTCGTCAAGGAG GCTCTGTCCACCTACGGTAGTGACTCTGAGATGACCGGCCTGCTAAACCAGATGGATGTCTATGTTCTGCCCGTCTTCAACATCGACGGATACGACTTCACCCACAATAGC AACAGGATGTGGAGAAAGACCCGCTCCAGGATGTCTGGGTCCAGCTGCATCGGTGCTGATCCCAACAGAAACTGGAACGCTGGATGGTGCA ccacTGGGGCCTCCTCCAACCCATGCAGTGACACATTCTGTGGCTTCTCACCTGAATCTGAGATCGAGGTGAAGAACGTTGCTGACTTCATCCGTAGGAACAAGTCCTCCATCAAGGCCTACCTCACCATCCACTCCTACTCTCAGCTGCTGCTCTTCCCCTACTCCTACACGTTTCAGCTGGCCGAGCACCACAGCGAGCTG atgactgtTGCTGAGGGAGCTTCCAAGGCTCTCCGTAGTCTGTATGGAACCGAGTACACCAGTGGCCCTGGAGCTGCTACCATTT ACCCTGCTGCCGGTGGCTCTGACGACTGGGCCTACGACCTGGGGGTGAAGTACTCCTACACGTTTGAGCTGCGTGACACCGGGCGCTATGGCTTCCTGTTACCTGAATCTCAGATCAAGCCCACCTGTGAGGAGACCATGCTGGCCGTCAAGTACATCACCAGCCACGTGCAGAAGAACCTGTACTAG